DNA from Globicephala melas chromosome 11, mGloMel1.2, whole genome shotgun sequence:
TGGCATATAGAAAATGCTTAGCTGTTACTATTTTCattactgtcatcatcatcatgatgGACTTGCTGGGTATCTTGGGAAAAGGACTTAATCTCTATTTTCCCCATTAGTCCAATGATCTAATCCTTGCCACCTTTTGTAGGAATCAAGTAAAATAACAGgcttttggaaaaatggcacacacacacacacacacacacacacacacaactcctgATGGTTCACTATCATTTATAAACTCCAGCTTTCACAGTACTTGGTAATCCAGCCCATCTTTCCAGACTTCTCTTGCACCCTAAGAACCAGCCACATAGAATCCCTTTCTTGCGACCAGCAGAAACTCTAGTCACTGGGCTTTTCTTTGCTTTGGTTCCTTCGGTTTCTAATGTCCCTCCCCCATTTTCTCCAACATCTAACTACTTCATGTCCTTCAGATCTGTTCCACTGCCAGAAATGTCTGGGTCTTCCAGgtagaagtaatttttttctcttgtggttatttttttattttttttttcttttgcggtacgcgggcctctcactgctgtggcctctcccgttgcagagcacaggctccggacgcgcaggctcagcggccatggctcacgggcctagccgctccgcggcatgtgggatcttcccggaccggggcatgaacccgtgtcccctgcatcggcaggcggactctcaaccactgcgccaccagggaagcctctgtggttatttttatgtaattttttttcttttttcttcttttggccatgccacgggGCTTAcgggatcttaactccccaaccagagattgaaccccaggccctcaacagtgaaagagcagagtcctaaccactagactgacagggaattccctattttttttttttttttttttttgcgttatgcgggcctctcactgttgtggcctctcccattgcggagcacagactccggacgcgcaggctcagcggcccagccactccacatgtgggatcctcccggaccggggcacgaacccgtgtcccctgcatcggcaggcggactctcaaccactgcgccaccggggaagccccccctttttttgtgTAATTTTCAATCCTAGCTTCTAAGGCCTATAAGGTtaaacttctctgaacttcatgGGATTGTTTTTGTTCAATAGAGTAAAAAAAAGTAAGCAATTTCATTTAGTTTATTAAAatccaaaaatacatttttgaattgTAAGAATCAATCTGTAGGATTAATAAACAAAACCTAAAGGTTTTACAGTTCAACCTTAAGCTAACAGTGCTCTTTAATATGGGATTATGAAGCAATTTTAGACCTGCATCCCACAACCTGGactctgtaaaaatacaaatgtaaacaCAACAGGGCCAGAACCTGTTGGTAAGGAAATTTCTACCTGTTTTGCAGCTTGTATTATATAGGCTTATGCTTTTCTGTTAAAAAGTGAATGGTAgaaactattataaaatattactggggcttccctggtggcgcagtgattgagagtccacctgccgatgcaggggacatggattcgtgccccggtccgggaagatcccacatgccgcggagtggctgggcccgtgagccatggccactgagcctgcgcatctggagcctgtgctccgcaacgggagaggccacagcagtgagaggcccgcgtactatatatatatataactgaaaaaatttAAACCCAAATCTAATCAAGCCTCTAGTTCTAACTAccaatttataggaaatatggagggaaaaggaacaaaggaaatgaCAGGATGAGGAAACAATTGGCCAAATATAGAATGTGGGAACTTCTACAGAACAAATGACAAATCAATAGCATTTAAAGGGGTGGGGCAATTACAAataaaagagacttaagagacaaaactgggacctccctggtggcgcagtggttaagaattcgcctgtcaattcaggggacaaggattcgatccctggtccaggaagatcccacatgccacggagcaactaagcccatgtgccacaactactgaacctgcactctagagaccgtgagccacaactactgaagcccgcgtgcctagagcccatgctccacaagagaagccaccgcaacgagaagcccgcacaccgcaatgaagagtagcccccactcactgcaactagagaaagcccgcatgcagcaacgaagacccaaggcaaccaaaaataaataaattttttaaaaaagagagacaaaactgttatagactgaatgtctgtggttctccctcccccaacccccccaattcaaatgttgaagccttaacccacaatgtggctgtatttggagatagggactAGGAGGAGGTGATAAAGTTaatgaggtcataaaggtagGCCCTAACCTGATAGagctggtgcccttataagaagaggaagaaacaccgcagctctctctctcccctccacgtggggacacagcaagaaggcagccatctgtaaCCACAAGGGGAGAGTTCTCACCAGACAACAGCcctgctagcaccttgatcttggacttgatcttggacttctagcctccaaaactgagaaaataaattcctgttgtttaagccccctggtttatgatattttgttttggcagcccAAGCAGCTGCAACAACCAAATAGAATATATAGACCTCTTTTTTATCCTGACTGAAGCAAACAGACTGTAAAATAACATCATTGAGACAATCGGGAGAAATTTAATATGAGCCAGGAGTTAAATGATACTAAGGAATTACTGTTTGTTTTGTTAGGTATGATAATGCtattgtgtgtggggggggttgtTAAAGTCCTTATATGATAGAGATGCTTACTGAAGTACTTATGAGTAAAATAATACGATGGGATATACTTAAAAATACCTCCAAAAAAGAACAGAAGTTTGGGGGAGGATAGGTAAAACAATTTGGTAAAATGTAATAACTATACAAGTAGATAATGGGTATATGGGGGGTTCATTTTACTGTTCTCTACTTTAGTGTGTCATTGAAACTTtctataacaattttaaaagaacgATGAGAATTAAATACTATACACACAAGTATATTACAAAAGTATATTTCTCAAGAAACATTTTAGAGTATTTGACAACTAATTTGGTAAGAAATGAAGTATAAATGCATACTAGCAAAATTACTGATGATCTGTGACCCTGGAAAGAGttcatttttaactttacatTGAAACAAAACTTTCACATTCTTAAATCCCTAATCAAGTAGGAATGCTTGAAAAGGAGGGCTGAACACAGCAACTAGTTTTCACCCCTGGTGGTGGGTGAGATGCAATAATTTTCTCTCCTGGGCACACGCCCATGGCTCCCTATCTGCACTTCTTTTATGGTCCAAGTCACTTTCTACTCTACAATTACCCAAGACAAATCTGATGGGAACCTTCCTGAGAGTAGACTCTACATCCGATCACCTTTGTGACCCTTAAAAGTAACCAAGGCcacccagaggttctgatttaatTCATCTGGAATAAAACTCAGATTTCAGTATAACCTCCAAAAGGATTCTTATTTGCAGCCTGGACTGAGAACTACTGGGCCCTAATTTATTCTTggtgataataaatatttaatcagtGAATAAATTAACAAAGTGTCTCGCTTGATTTTTACAATGGGAAGGCAGATGGGAAATAACCATCCACATTTTACAGTTGGAAAAGCATATTCAGAGAGAAAAGGACATTCTCACCCCACCTTGTGAAGCCAACAGCCTGGGAAATATTCCTACCCACTAGAGAGAGCTACTGTCCCCACAAGGAGCAGTttgcctctgcccctgcccacagCGAGGTCTGGGGACTAAGAATGGAGGTGTAGGCAGATGTGAGGGTTTCAGGGTGGGTGCTGAGCCCCGTGGGTGATTCTCTCTCAGTGatgagggtggcagggagaaggtactggggaagggagggtgtaGGGCTCGGCTGGGGTTGACCAGCCGGTCAGGCTGTATTGTTTCCATAAAATCGCACAAGACTGAAGGAAGCCGAGGACTCTGTTAATATCCTACCTACCCTCTCGAGAAGACCTCCGAGAAATCCCAAATCCCGGTCATATCTTCCCCATTCTTGCTTTATCGGCCCACTCCCTCCCTGCGCCCCAGCCCAGCAAGGTGCCCGACCCCTGGGCCTCAAACTGCGTCACACAATGCAGTAAGTGGCCCTTGCAGCGGGAACCATTAGATCTGCCGCTTCCCTTCCACGCACTCAAGCCCACCATTCGGTGACCACAGAGTCAGGGCATCATCACGCGCCATAGGGAAGGGTCTGTCAAGGGAGGTCGACGCGCTAGAGCTCAAGAGCCTGCGCTTTGCTGGTTGCCGCAGTGCCGGATGTGGGCGCGGGTGGGGCGCGAAGGCTGTTTTTTTAAACTGGGTGAACCGCAAATGTGGGGGAGCCTAGCAAGATCTAGGAGGAAAGGTGCAAAAGTTCCTGTTTCTGAGACCCTCCCAACTCTGTCGCCTAGCGAGTTTCTTAAGGTCGGGTGTCAGGAACCCCCGCCTGGCTCCAAAGCCCCGCCCCAAACCGCACTTTTGTTTAAACTAGGCTGGGACTAGAAGAACCGGTAGAGACATCTTAACTTCAGCTGAACTGCCTcgatttataaataaagaaactgagacccgaCTAGGGAAATGACTCGCTCAAGTCCACATAGCGAGTTAACGGCTGATCTGGACCCTTAGAATCTACCCGTTTATCTCTACTTCCCCTCGGTAGCTACCTGTTGCCATGGTGATGAGAGCAGGCTCCGGCTGAGGCTCGGACTGTGGTCGAAGAAGGCTGGAGAGGCTGAGGACCGGGCTGGACATGCTGACCATGAGCCACCTCCCATCCAGGGCCCGCGGGCAGCTCTGCTCCGGGGTCAAGCCGCTGAGCCAGATCGCCGAGGCAGGAAGCGGGACGTAGTGGCTCATTTCGCAGCGTGGCGCGGGGGCGTCCCGCGGGTATCGCCTGAAGGCGGCCAGGAGGGTGCCCGCGGGGTCTGTGAGCACAGAGAGAGAAGTTGCTGCAGTAGAATCTCCgccaggaaaggggaggggagagcagcgTCCAGGGAATTTTAAAGGTACAGACTACCCGGTAGCGAGAGATTTAAAAGTGATCCAgtttcattttacagagggggaaactgaggcccgaggTCACTGTGAGACCTAAAGAGCAGGGGGTTTCGGTGGAGGCGACAGAGTTGGGAGCGAGTCCAGCATGACTCACCATGCACTTTGAGGTAGCGCTCTGGGTCGAGGTCCGGCCGGGGAGGTGGGCTCTCCGAGCTCTGGCGCAGCAGCAGTGCAGAGGGTTTCTTGGACAACCGGCCCCCGCCCGCATCCTCCACGAACCAGCACTCTATCACTGCGGGTCCCGCCGAGACGACGGTCGCCGTGCCTGGGGGGTATGGGCGCGAGTGAGGGGACGGCCCCAACGTCAGGTGACCCgacctcctccaccccacccccagacgTGGTGGCAGTCACCTCCCACCGCTTCCCTAGGCTAAGAGTCGTGGGGTTCGCTCACCCAGAGCCACAGCGAGGAGCAGGGACAGAGGCTTCATGGCGCCGCGATCTTCTCAGCTCCGAAGCCGGCTTTCCCCCTTTAACTTTCACTTTCACTTTCCTCCAAAGGCCGGCAGGAGGGGCGGAGGAAATCTCCGCTCCGGCTAGGGGAGGGCTCGGGGGAGGCAGGTGCTTCCTCCGCCGGCTGGGCAGGGATCCCGGAACATCCTCTCCAGTTCTGATCTGGGGAACTCAGCCCCGCCCAGCCCTCCTGAACCACCCAGCACCACAGAGTCCGGGAGCCTTCCCACACCAGAGGCACCCCCTCCTGTCCACCCCAACCCCGAATCCACTTCCCTGAGAACCCTTACTCCACCTTCCCCGACCTGGGCCAGGTCCCCAGCAAACACATAGGGGTTGTCGGGAAGGCAAATGAAAtgaccaataaatattttaatcaccgtttaaaaaaaataagatttaaaataaaaccctTGTACTCCTACGACTTACTCCTTGTCtccactcccccactccccagtgAGAATGGAGGTGGGGGACCCCCAAGGTGGAGGAAGAGGGATTAGGGTAGAAATAAGGGGCACATCCTTTTGGGGGGCAGGGTATGTTCTAGGACAAGGGTGGGGCTCAAAGTCCTGGTCCCCACAACTACGCAAACACAGACTTCAGGTACAGACTACAACCACCTGACCCTCGACCCAGCGACTCCAGGATGCTCAACaagtcccctctccctccctcccccccaccacttGCACCCTACTCGGGAGCTGGGGCTTCAGTGTACCCATCTGAAGGGAAGGAAGGGCTGAGTTCCGGTGATACTTtagggaggaggggctgaggagTAGAAAGGGGTGGCCCATGGTGCGAGGCGGTTCCCTCTCCAGAATATATACAAGTCCATAGAGATAGGAAGACAGTAAGTGTGTTGGGAGATCACCTACGGGCCACAGCGCCCCTGGCTAGTGATCCCTAATCCCTCTTCCCGGAAAGCTACCCCCAGTAGCTCGCCTCTTCAGTTTGCTCCTCCGCCCCCACTGAAGCCCATCTCCACCTTGTGGACGCTGGGCGGGGACCAGACCCGTCGACTGGACGGGGGCGTGGCCCCACTCGCCTCGTCGCCGCTGCCCCCGCCGCCGGGGGACTCTCTCTTGGGCTGCAAGGCTGGCCCGGTGGTCCCCCCGGGTCCGggtccggccccgcccccgccgcctaGGCGGTGCCGGCGCTCACAATGTCCCCGATGGCGCATGAAACTGTCTCGCCACATGAACTTCTTGGCGCAGACGCCGCACTCGTAGGGCTTGAGGCCTGTGTGTGTCTTCATGTGCTCTGTCAGGTGATGCTTCATCTTGAACTTTTTGTTGCACACGGGGCAATCAAAGGGCCGCAGGTTGAGGTGCATGTTCACATGGCGATCTCGCATGCTCTTGTGGGAGAAGGCCTTTCCGCAGTGACACAGAAAGATCTTATTTCCATCCCCACTGCCTGTCCCTCCAGGAGTCCCGCCGGTGCCACCCGGCATGCCCAGGGCCCCTGCCGATGTGCTCCCCAGGGTCACTGCCCCATGTTCAGCTTGGTTCCCTGGTGGCTGGCCTGGAGCctgtgaggaggaggaggaggatgaagaggaTGGGAAGACCAGGATCTGGTTGCCTTGCATGTCCAGTGGAAGCAGGGGCCTCGAAGGATGGGAGGGAGCATAGGAGGAAGGGGTTGGTCCCCCTGAATCATCAAGCCCTGCCCCAGGACCCCCACCTTCATAGGGGCCAAAGTCATTGGAGGACTCACAGAAATTGACCTGCTCCTCTCCCTTGTCTGGAGGCTCAGACAGGGTCCGGACGTCACTTATGCTAAGGGTAGCCTCAGATCCTCCCCCTGGTGGCACCCCGGAGCCACCCCCCAGCTCTTCATCTTCATCATCCTCACAGGTCAACACCAAGTCTTCCTCCTCCTCATCCTCTTCCAGGTCTGGGTCTTGGGGAACGAGGGGCGCTGGTGCTGGGCAGTTTCCACCCCGTTTCACATATACCCAGTGTTTCTGCGGCACAATGCTGGGGGGTGCGTAGGTGGGCCGGCGGAGCCCAGCCCCAGGGACCACTGcacccctcccatccccaccgtCATCACACAGCTCATCTGCCTCCAGCAGCAGCTTCCCAGAGGTAGCCCCCCCACTGCCAACCACAGGGGCGGGGAATACAGGGCCACCTCCTTGACGCTCCCTACTGCCCACTGCAGAAGCTGCAAAAGCCTCCTGGGAGGAAGATGAGAAATCAGTGGACTCCCGAGGGCTGAAATAGTTGCTGCTGCTGGGGGACTGATTCTCACTGGCCCGGCTGGAGGCATGGAAGCGTACGGATCCCACAGTGGCAGGGGCCACGGTGCCCCCACTCCCTGAGGTGACCCCAGCACCAGGGACAGTGACCGATGTGGCTGCagcagtggtgatggtggtggtggtggctgcGGCCCGGCCCTCTCGGAGGAGTTCAGTGCACTTATCCACGATGTGCCACATTTGGAGCACAGACCCCACTGTGAGGAAGTTGACAATGTCAGCAGCGGCCATGCTGAGGCGACCAGTATAAGCTGAAGCCAAGACAGTCTCGAAGGCGCCTGGGTCCATGACGCTAGGCAGCGAGATGGAGGTCATGCCCTTGAGTAGGACCTGGTCGTGGAAGTAAGGGGAAGAGGCAGCCAGGACAGCACGATGAGCCCTGAACTCCCGTCCCTGCACTCGGATGGACACATCACAGAGCTGGCCCTGCAGCCGCTGCTGATTGAGAGACTCCAAGAGGGCACTGGTCACCTCGGGGAAGGACACGTGCACTACTGCCGCTGCAGGCaggggcagtggtggtggggcCAGCGATAGAGGCAGGGGGAGTGCTGCCCCGCTGGGAGACAGGGGAGATGGCTCCATGGTGTGGAGGGAAGGGGTACCCCCCCAGCCACAGGaacaagggaaggaggagggcggCCGGGGGGGTctctggaaagaaagagagaagaatgatAACAACCCATAATGACACAGCCCTTTACAGTttaaaaacatgttcacacatTATCTGAGTAACTCCCCACAGTGACACTATAAGGTAGGTATTCCTTTCaactccatttgacagatgaggaaactgaggctcagaaagattaagagATTATCCAAGGTTACACCATTAAGTGGCAGCACCCACAAATGCAGGTGTCCTAACTCCAAATCCAGTGATCTTTCCTTGGACGTTACAGAAATAAGGTGCTCTTGGAGAGTGGGGTGCCTCCCCTCAGAAATTCCCATTTGCCTGAGAACCTGACTTTCCAAAATTTACCTTTCTGGGGTTTTGTACCCTTTTCTTGGGAGGGGGGCAGGTTGGCTCTGGTGTTGAAAACCACCCCTCTCTCCACTTCCCTTTAGGccgtgccccccccaccccacggcTCTCTCGCAGGCCACGCACCTTGCCCCCAGTTATCCCCAACCCCGCCCATTTAGGCCCCGCCCACCTCAAGACCCGCCTACGGCTTTTGGGCTCCGCCCCTTATCTACCCCCGCCCACATCGGACCCCGCCCCCTTCTGCTCCGCCCCAAGCGCTACTTCGACCTCCTCTCCCACCCGGAAGGCGCCCCCCAACCCCGCGCGTCCCCGCTTACCGGGCCGCGCGCCCCCGGGCCCCCCCGCCCCTCACTCGGCGGCCAGAGCCGCAGCCTGGGCCCCTCCCGCCGCCATCTTGCGCCGACTCCCTCCGCCCTCCGCCTCCGCTCCGCCTCCCGCCCCTCAGGCTTTAAAGGCACAGGCGGGAACCCCGCCCGACCCGCTGGGCAATACTCGGCCGACTCGGCCACTTCTCCTTTAAAGAACAGCTTCGTCCTTCCACCTTAAGGGTACCAGGTCTCTTTCCGCCGCTGAGGACGCAGGACTCGGTTCGGCCGAAGTTCTCATTCCCCTTTAATTCGGTAAGCCTGCCTCTTCCCATTGGCGATGGGTCTAGGCCGTCGCTGCCTGGGCTCCGCCCCTGAGCTGTGGCCATTAGCGGGTTTGCGGGATCTAATCGCCCCGGTCTCCCAGCTTCTGACAGTCCCCCTGAAACCCCGCCCCCTACCTCCGGGCCTGGATTGGCTAAATAACCTTGAGTCGGCCCGTGATTGGCCTTTTTACTGCTACCGCTCGAAGTGAGAAAGTAAAGCGCGTTCAGGAGGCTGAAGTACATTTTTTCAGCGCCTGGCAGAGAGCAAGGAGAAGGCCTGAGGGCGAGAAAAACTCCGCGAGAGGCGTGCTGAAGGCAGCTGGAAAGGGCAGATCCAGGGCTATCCCGGGGGAACGGCTAACCCTGAGCCAGAGAACAGCTCATGCCAATCACCAGCTGGTGAGAGCAGGACAAGGAaaagacaggaatacaataagAAAAGAACTTTATTGTTTATTAATGTTTCTGTGTAAaacttaagcttttttttttttttttaaagaaaccaccAAAAGACGATTAGCTCAGTCCATCCCTTCCTCAGTCGTCTGGTTCCCACCGTCCTCCAAATACTATCCCAAAACATtttggaggcagggaggagggggaggcagtTAATCAGAGTCTGAGAGCACGATGATCTCCTCTGGATCGCACTGTGTGGCCACACTCATCTGCAGGGGAGTGAGAGACAGAGTCAGAGAGGTCTGGAACACAGCGGACGAGAAGCCAAGGGAAGGACTTATCAGAGATCAAAAACtggggtgggaagagagaggaggtgaTGAGTGCAGCAGACAGAATACCCCAAACTGAACAATGAAAGAGAATGAAGTCAGGAAACACAGCCTCCCCCTCTTACCTTAAAAGTACCAGGTCTGGAGGGTTGTGATTGTGGGGTGTCGAACAACCGGGCTGGAAATGGGCTACAGAGGGAGCTGGTCACCAGGCCGTGGCTAGGAGAATCCACCCTTGTGGAGGAATCGGCAACTGGAGCCATGGAAGCCAAGGGGGAAGGCGGGCTGGGCAGAGTATGTGTCTTCTCATGCACTGCCCTTTGCCTTTCCACATAGCTAGAGACAGAAACATATGTGGGTGGAAGGGTATGTGGAGACTGAGGATGGAGGGGGAGCTCCAGTTTCTCCTCGCAGACTCCGTTCCACAGTATTCCTCTCAGAAAGCCCCCGCAGTCCCTCCTTggcttccctctttctcctccttattGCTGTTACCTCTTTCCTAATGGCCCGGCTTCTGTTTGCTTCTCCTTCCGAGATTTCTTGTGGGGAGGACTGGAATCTCCCCAGGTGTGAGGAGAGACGCCTCCGTTGAAGGAAGTGGAGGTGACCATGGCTGCTCCATTCTCCAAGACAGTGGTGAGAGGGTCTTCTGAttgcttcctggaagaggaaacGTCCCTCTCCTCAGGGGAAGGAGTAGTATCCAGGGGCAAGGCTTCAATCTCTAGCTCAAAGAGCTGAGACATAGGGCTCTCCTCCTCCAGGGGCAACTCCTCGAGGTGCTCTCCACTGCTTTCAGCAACTACGCTGGAGGGGGCCGGGGGCTCTTCTGCCAGTGAAGATGGTGACACTGTGAGTCCTTTGTTTTGCTGCTCCCCCAACGACCCGCTGATCCCTTTGCGAGGTTCCAGGTTCTTTTCAGTGGAGATCTGTAGTGGGGACATGGGGCTCTTATCTCCATCCTtccctggaaaagaagaaaagaggggaggggtAGCAAAAGAACTAGGGGAA
Protein-coding regions in this window:
- the ZBTB22 gene encoding zinc finger and BTB domain-containing protein 22 isoform X1; the encoded protein is MGRGRLTELKGNENFGRTESCVLSGGKRPGTLKRPPRPPSSFPCSCGWGGTPSLHTMEPSPLSPSGAALPLPLSLAPPPLPLPAAAVVHVSFPEVTSALLESLNQQRLQGQLCDVSIRVQGREFRAHRAVLAASSPYFHDQVLLKGMTSISLPSVMDPGAFETVLASAYTGRLSMAAADIVNFLTVGSVLQMWHIVDKCTELLREGRAAATTTTITTAAATSVTVPGAGVTSGSGGTVAPATVGSVRFHASSRASENQSPSSSNYFSPRESTDFSSSSQEAFAASAVGSRERQGGGPVFPAPVVGSGGATSGKLLLEADELCDDGGDGRGAVVPGAGLRRPTYAPPSIVPQKHWVYVKRGGNCPAPAPLVPQDPDLEEDEEEEDLVLTCEDDEDEELGGGSGVPPGGGSEATLSISDVRTLSEPPDKGEEQVNFCESSNDFGPYEGGGPGAGLDDSGGPTPSSYAPSHPSRPLLPLDMQGNQILVFPSSSSSSSSSQAPGQPPGNQAEHGAVTLGSTSAGALGMPGGTGGTPGGTGSGDGNKIFLCHCGKAFSHKSMRDRHVNMHLNLRPFDCPVCNKKFKMKHHLTEHMKTHTGLKPYECGVCAKKFMWRDSFMRHRGHCERRHRLGGGGGAGPGPGGTTGPALQPKRESPGGGGSGDEASGATPPSSRRVWSPPSVHKVEMGFSGGGGAN
- the ZBTB22 gene encoding zinc finger and BTB domain-containing protein 22 isoform X2, coding for MEPSPLSPSGAALPLPLSLAPPPLPLPAAAVVHVSFPEVTSALLESLNQQRLQGQLCDVSIRVQGREFRAHRAVLAASSPYFHDQVLLKGMTSISLPSVMDPGAFETVLASAYTGRLSMAAADIVNFLTVGSVLQMWHIVDKCTELLREGRAAATTTTITTAAATSVTVPGAGVTSGSGGTVAPATVGSVRFHASSRASENQSPSSSNYFSPRESTDFSSSSQEAFAASAVGSRERQGGGPVFPAPVVGSGGATSGKLLLEADELCDDGGDGRGAVVPGAGLRRPTYAPPSIVPQKHWVYVKRGGNCPAPAPLVPQDPDLEEDEEEEDLVLTCEDDEDEELGGGSGVPPGGGSEATLSISDVRTLSEPPDKGEEQVNFCESSNDFGPYEGGGPGAGLDDSGGPTPSSYAPSHPSRPLLPLDMQGNQILVFPSSSSSSSSSQAPGQPPGNQAEHGAVTLGSTSAGALGMPGGTGGTPGGTGSGDGNKIFLCHCGKAFSHKSMRDRHVNMHLNLRPFDCPVCNKKFKMKHHLTEHMKTHTGLKPYECGVCAKKFMWRDSFMRHRGHCERRHRLGGGGGAGPGPGGTTGPALQPKRESPGGGGSGDEASGATPPSSRRVWSPPSVHKVEMGFSGGGGAN